A single region of the Drosophila miranda strain MSH22 chromosome 2, D.miranda_PacBio2.1, whole genome shotgun sequence genome encodes:
- the LOC108157640 gene encoding odorant receptor coreceptor, whose translation MTTTMQPSKYTGLVADLMPNIRAMKYSGLFMHNFTGGSGFMKKVYSSIHLVLLLMQFIFILVNMALNAEEVNELSGNTITALFFTHCITKFIYLAVNQKNFYRTLNIWNQVNSHPLFAESDARYHSIALAKMRKLFFLVMLTTILSATAWTTITFFGDSVKMVVDHETNSSMAVEIPRLPIKSFYPWNAFHGMFYMISFAFQVYYVLFSMIHSNLCDVMFCSWLIFACEQLQHLKGIMKPLMELSASLDTYRPNSAALFRSLSAQSKSELIRNEEKDPGNDLDMSGVYSSKADWGAQFRAPTTLQSFGNGNGNGNGGGAANGANPNGLTKKQEMMVRSAIKYWVERHKHVVRLVAAIGDTYGAALLLHMLTSTIKLTLLAYQATKITGVNVYAFTVVGYLGYALAQVFHFCIFGNRLIEESSSVMEAAYSCHWYDGSEEAKTFVQIVCQQCQKAMSISGAKFFTVSLDLFASVLGAVVTYFMVLVQLK comes from the exons ATGACAACGACAATGCAGCCCAGCAAGTATACGGGCCTCGTGGCCGATCTGATGCCCAATATACGGGCCATGAAGTATTCGGGCCTTTTCATGCACAATTTTACCGGCGGAAGCGGGTTCATGAAGAAGGTGTACTCTTCGATTCATCTGGTCCTGTTGCTGATGCAATTCATCTTCATTCTGGTTAATATGGCTCTGAATGCAGAGGAAGTCAATGAATTGTCAGGGAATACAATTACTGCATTGTTCTTTACTCATTGCATCacaaaatttatatatttggCTGTGAATCAGAAGAATTTTTACAG AACGCTGAACATCTGGAACCAGGTGAACTCTCATCCATTGTTCGCCGAATCGGATGCCCGCTACCACTCGATTGCTTTGGCCAAAATGCGGAAGCTCTTCTTTCTGGTGATGCTAACGACCATCCTCTCGGCCACTGCCTGGACCACCATCACCTTCTTCGGGGACAGTGTCAAGATGGTGGTTGACCATGAGACTAACTCCAGCATGGCCGTGGAAATTCCACGACTGCCCATCAAGTCGTTCTATCCGTGGAATGCATTCCATGGCATGTTCTACATGATAAGCTTTGCCTTTCAGGTCTACTACGTTCTCTTCTCTATGATCCACTCGAACCTGTGCGACgtgatgttctgctcctgGCTGATCTTCGCCTGCGAACAGCTGCAGCATCTCAAGGGCATCATGAAGCCACTGATGGAGCTATCCGCCTCCCTGGACACGTACAGACCCAACTCGGCTGCTCTCTTCAGATCGCTCTCGGCCCAATCCAAGTCCGAGCTCATTCGGAATGAGG AAAAGGATCCCGGCAACGACCTGGACATGTCCGGCGTCTACAGTTCCAAAGCCGATTGGGGCGCCCAGTTCCGTGCACCGACCACCCTCCAGTCctttggcaatggcaatggtaATGGCAACGGCGGCGGAGCGGCAAACGGGGCTAATCCCAATGGCCTGACCAAAAAACAGGAGATGATGGTGCGCAGCGCCATCAAGTACTGGGTGGAGCGGCACAAGCACGTGGTGCG CCTGGTGGCTGCCATTGGAGACACCTACGGAGCTGCCCTGCTGCTGCACATGTTGACCTCGACCATCAAGCTGACCCTGCTCGCCTATCAGGCAACGAAAATTACCGGAGTCAATGTCTACGCCTTTACGGTTGTCGGATATTTGGGCTATGCCCTGGCACAGGTGTTTCACTTTTGCATCTTTGGCAATCGGCTGATTGAGGAG AGCTCATCAGTCATGGAGGCCGCCTACTCCTGCCACTGGTACGATGGCTCCGAGGAGGCCAAGACCTTCGTTCAGATCGTGTGCCAGCAGTGCCAGAAGGCCATGAGCATATCGGGTGCCAAGTTCTTTACCGTCTCGCTGGATTTGTTTGCCTCG GTTCTGGGCGCCGTTGTCACCTATTTCATGGTGCTGGTGCAGCTCAAGTGA